The Gambusia affinis linkage group LG09, SWU_Gaff_1.0, whole genome shotgun sequence DNA window ATTGGCTCTGCATATTTtgtgttcttcttcttctcctggcCTCCACTCTGAGTTTTTCCTGAGTTGGGGGTCCCTAGTAAGAGAACATTAAAGAGTGGGGTACCAAAACCCTTCAGGGCTAGACGTTGAGTCAGGCCTTTGATGAGAAGAGCCGCTGAACCATAGATAGCAAAGATCAAAATGAGCAACTCCAGAACTCCAGAGACAATCAGAGCCCAGGAATATGCAGCTAAAGCTACTGCTTCAAAGATCAAGGTGGCTGTGATGGCTCCAAATACAAAAGGCATGATGTAGTTGACCGTGGCAGAGCAAAACGCAAGAAGAAAGGACAGGATGATGTAGGGGACCAAACCAGCAATTGCTGACTCCTTCATGGACAAACATAAATAGCACTGTGTGGAGTTATTAGGAGACACGTTACTCATGTTGATGGATGAATTGCTCATCATCGGATCTATTATTAATGTCATATTTGGGTTTTCAGGCAGGGCACCATAGTAGATTCTAGTTGCACCATAACTAGCCCAAAGAGCAGAATAGCCAATGAAGGCGGTGCCGCTCAGATGGTCGTATTTACGGAAGGAGAGCAGCCCAGCCACCAGCTGGCATACACCGCCAATCAGGATGAGATGTACACCTGGAAAACAAGTTGCAAATTGTGGAtagagaacatttttgttttggaaataatttaattatttacatccAGTTTTACCTGCGAGAATGTTTTCTACTCCAACTGGAGCGTTGCCATTGTGAGCTGTGTTGAAGTTCTGTAGAAGTACAAGGAATGCACTGATCCCATTTGACAACATGCCTAAGACTCCTGGTTCCCCATAGAAACTGGCAGGAAACCCATCAGATGCAGCCATTTTATGTCCTTTATCTACAGtcaaataaaacctaaaaaacaacacataccAGACAATAAATATCCTAAAACTAACATCTTCCAGAGCACAAAAAGcatcaaatgaaatcaaaatatttcactatTTAGAGCACAGAATAGTTTTACACATTCTGTTATGTCCTCTAGGAATCCTCTCTAAATAAAAGAGTCTATTGTCCTGGAGCCTTTCCTGTCTTACCTGTATGATCACAGATCTGAGACCTGCTTGTCCTGCCCAGTTCTGAGTGGGCAGAGCCATTGTCCAAGAGtgacaaatgacaaaaactattTACTCCAAACTAAAACATTACTTTCAAACATATTTACCCCTACAACTGTGaatgctttcattttcttcttgtagCAAGTTAAAAactgctgtgaaaaacaaaatattcctATCCTATCCCTGTCAAAAGTAGGctttaagtatttttctttcattttgccaacaagttttgtcttactttaaGTAGTATAaccattttataataaaacccGAGTCCTGAATTCACTTAGAGAGAAATTTGAAAAGACTTGAAGAAAGATAattataatctaaataaaaacctacttttaaaaaaaattatgctcttatgtgttgctttattatattttgaaaggatatttcctaaaaaaaaaaactaagttcttggttgaataaaaataatttaaaatttaaatctgccAGTGGTATTAATAATTTTCTTCAGGGTACATGCTGTGACAAAGGTTTAGCTCTTTTTATTATCAAAACAAGTAAGTGAAGTCTTACCTGGTGATGTGTCTCAGGCAGATGAGGTGTTGATCTGTTCTGCTGAGTGGACGTTTGTTCTAAATAAGACTCAGAAATTTGTAGGAGGAGTTCATGAAAATTCCCCAACTCAACCATGCAGTCTTCAGGCTGAGAAGGGTGACATCACCGTTTGCACCTTGCACAAAGTTTGGACTCTTGCTTCCTCCTTCCAGTTTATCATACCTTCTGAGACATAGGGGACAATGACTACCGTGGAAACTCTGTATTTTGATTCGACGGATGCTTGTCATAGATACACCTGCCCTGCCctgcccatttttttttttgtggtcatTGTGTGTCTTGGACTATATAAGGGAGGCAGGTTTACCTACCACCAAAAAAGCATCAGCATCCTTTGGAAGAAAGCTGCTGGAAGAAAAACGAAAGGAAAATCTCTGACAGAAGCAAATTGAAGTCATGTTCTCAGTGCTACAGGTAAGCATTAAACTGTTTCTACATTTGTGAAGTAGGATTAAACTTTTTTACCTTCTAGTTAAGATCATGAATCTACTAAATGACTAAACTTTTCTCATGTTTAGCCATGATattattttaagtctttttagTGAGagtaaatggtaaaaaaaaaggatattttaaGGAGTTGTTGTTAAGCCACACCTGTTACATCTCTGAGACAGCAGCTCTTTGAGAAGGAAAAGGTCTTGATTGTTGTTAATTACAGTTACAACCTCATTGAAGTCCACTTTGAGACACATAGGGTCAAAGAAAAGAACAGGAGTGGTCTTGGTTTCTTGTTTAAGActttaaatgtcagaaacaaaaaaagacaaaaatagacTATTCTTAAGGTGCCTGAGGTGTTACTaagcaaatgttttgtctttcaccTGCAGAAAACCATCCGGCCAGCTCAGGCTGCCAGAGAAGTGCATCAATCTGCAGTGAAGAGTAAGATTTCtgcttattttctcattttctgttgaaaaaaaaatttaaaaataagctgACTGCTGTTCCACCACATTTATGAGCTCACACAaaccaacatttgtttttcctcctcttcgcTGCAGTCCTGAAGCATCCAGCTCTGGAGGACACAGTCACAGCCAGTTTTGGGCAGTTCATCAGTGAAATCAAGCCCCAGCACTTGTCCCCTGTCGTCCTCCAGCGCAGTAAAAGGATGGTGCTGGACAGCATTGGGGTCGGCCTCATTGGAAGCACAACAGATGTCTTTGATCTGGCCCTGCAGCACTGCCAGGTAAATCAAAGTCTCCATTAACAATGTGCAAATCAGTGATGCTGTAGAAATGCTGAATCAGGGGCGATTCAGTGTGGGGACAAATGACCAAAGGAGTAAAAGATCTCtggttattaaaaatgttttggtcaaGAATAGATCATTTACTAAAGTCTTTTCATTTCAGCACATGTATGCACCTGATTTCATCAGCTCTGTGTACGGCCGCAGCAACGTCCGGCTTTCCCCAACCCTGGCTGCTTTCGTCAACGGAGTGGCGGTGAGTAAGTTTAGTCGCTGGTACAGGAACTGCTTTTGACTCAGCTGTTCCTGCAGTCTGGCTCCTCAAACAACACAGTtggtttacaaaaataaaaacaagccacCTGGCTCTAAATATTTCCATGAGTACATCTGCTACCAGAGAAGCAACCTGAACATCAAGCTTGTTTCTACAGGAAGTAGTTTAAGtaattttaccttttaaatACATCAAGTCCAGACAAAGACGCACTTTACTAAGACTGTAAACAGGTGATCTGAGTCAACTGAGCTACAAACTACTTTCAGATATACTCTGATTATTCAGCATCTAATGAATAAAGTCTTTTTGCTTCCAGACTCACTCCATGGACTTTGACGACACCTGGCATCCAGCAACGCACCCATCAGGGGCCGTCCTTCCTGCTGTGTTAGCGCTCAGTGACATGATGCCAGCCAGCAGGAAACCCAGCGGTCTGGACTTCTTACTCGCGTTTAACGTGGGCATCGAGATCCAGGGCCGCCTGATGAGGTTCTCCAATGAGGCCCACAATATTCCTAAAAGGTCTGTTCCTCAGACTTGCAGTAAAGTCACATCCAGATAAAACTTACTCAGCACAGGCCTCCTTGAATGTAGCTTATTCTATGCTCAGAACGAAACGTAATGATCTTAATCTCACGAACAACGTGGGCTCTGAAGCATTTGCACAGTAAGCCAAGTCTAGGAAAAATACCGTGTGATTTCCACACTCATACGACTTCACACCCTATActtgttttcttcataaaataccaaaaagtcaaataaacaaaacaccttGTCCATTAGCTAGAGGTCTGATTGTTCTGTTAATATGTTTTTAACACatgtaatctaaaaatattcatttagcCGCAAGaatgtttatttacaaaagGGTCTCCGTGTGTCCTTTGTCAGGTTTCATCCTCCCACTGTGGTCGGTCCCATGGGAAGTGCAGCAGCCTGTGCTCGCCTCCTGTCTCTGGATTCCTCTCAGTGCAGTCATGCCTTGGCAATAGCTGCTTCCTTGGCTGGAGCTCCCATGGCTAACGCTGCCACTCAGTCTAAACCCCTCCACATTGGCAATGCCTCACGCCTTGGGCTAGAAGCTGCCCTTCTGGCATCCAGAGGCCTAGAGGCCAGTCCTCTGGTGTTGGATGTTGTTGCAGGAGTGGCAGGCTTTAGTGCTTTTTATGAAGATTACAGGCCACAGCCGTTAGTTTCACCCCATGATGGCCATGCATTCCTGTTAGAGGAGCAGGACATGGGCTTCAAGCGCTTCCCCGCCCATCTGGGGATGCACTGGGTGGCAGATGCTGCAGCTTCTGTCCATAAGCTTCTAGTGGGAGTTGGTCCTGGAAAGGTCTCTCCAGATCAAGTCCAGGACATCTTGCTCAGAGTGCCCCTCTCTAAATACATCAACAGGCCTTTTCCTGAGTCAGAGCACGAGGCTCGCCACTCCTTCCAGTTTAACGCCTGCAGCGCTCTCCTGGATGGTGAGGTGACTGTCCAGTCCTTCACCCCAGGCGCCATCAGCCGCCCCGAGCTCCACGCTCTGTTGAGCCGCGTTCGGCTGGAGCATCCCCACGACAACCCCGCAAACTTCAACCTGATGTACGGGGAGGTCCAGGTGACGCTTGTGGGAGGAGACATTCTGAAGGGACGCTGTGAAACCTTCTACGGCCACTGGCGCAACCCGCTGACCAACGAGAGCCTGAGGAAGAAGTTCAGGAACAACGCAGAGGTGGTGCTTCCATCAGCGAAGGTTGAGCAGCTGATTGAGGCGGTGGACGAGCTGGACAGACTTGACGACTGCCAGGACTTACTCTCACAGCTGCAATGAAGATTTGCAAATCCACACTACAAAATAATCGAGtctgactaaaaaaaaatatgctgaactttatatttacactaaaaatattttatgatcctttaccaaagaagaagaacattaAAATGCTTGCTGGTGTGTAAGGTTGAGTTTCTTGAATCTATACAGGGAAAATATTTAGTCTAGAAAGAAAATCTATAATgtgaatggaaaaaagaaagcaattaaATCATCAGAGGAGAATAGACTGTGTCTGAAGAGGATGTGTTTACTTAGTGTTATATAGTGCaactatttaatatttatgtatattgtATGGCTAAATCAGTTGTTTATTGATTTACTTGGTTAAGGCAATGCCTCACATATTGTACTTGGCGAATGTAgcatatttgtttgtgttttaattctaATAAACACGTTGAATTCCTAACTTGCTGTTTAGGTGTGTAATTTTCCAgtgaaaaattaacttaatcTTCTTTCCATGCATGTATTTTCCTGCGATCACTTTGTTACACCTTTCGTTCATCAGTTCATCAATAATAAGAGTAGAAGGctgcttcaaaaatgtttagcCACTTGACAAATCATCTGATTAAAATGATCAgatcaatggatggatggatggagacaATAAGAGGAGTGTGAagatcttcatcttcttctcaCACTTCTCCATGCAGAATTTAACAGCTGTGCATCGACTTTGTCACTAGAAGCTGTGTAATGAGAAGCCAAAGAGCGGCATGGGATCTTGTCATATAACATAGTTTTCAtcaaagtgaaatatttctctGCGAAACACTGAACCATTTTTCTCTCAGCACAACATGGTTGAGTGAACTAAACCTAAGTTATTGTACAAGAAATTACCTAGAattttgaaatagatttttggTAATATGACATTAAAACATTGCACCACccagaaaaataacaacaattttATTGAAGGTATAACAATTTCCCTTTGTATGATAAGTTCCTAAAATGCTTCTTCTGTGTGAGGCTTCTGAGtctgaaataatattgaaagtAATGACAGGCAGACCAGTCAACATTCAGAACCAAAACATGTGTCCAGTAAAGgcaacattttagatttttttagacaTGTCATTTTTGAACAGCATCGTCTTGATTCACCCTCTTTCAGTTTAATCCCAAAGAGGAGATTGCCCATGCAAACATCTAACAGCCTTGTCATTTTCTGAGTAAACAGCATTGAGCTGAGGCTAATGATGCTTCTTCTAGCAAGAAGAGCTGACTGGACCCAGAACAGAAACCCATACTAAACTGGACTAAACTGGAAGTAATCAGCTTAATTTGTTTGTCAACTTATGCATTAATTTAACTCTATTATTTCACCTAAGGGTAAGGAAGGAATTTTCCATAAAGATATATTACCTAAAAAGGATGTTCCTCTATGACTTTCAGCTACTAAATTAagtctgcaaaagaaaaatgacaagtgATGACtcaatgactttattttagtCTCTGGactaaaataaagtcattgaGTCAAAAGACcatgactaaataaataagctttgattttgtgtgtcctctaaaacctttaaaaacataaaagatattttccccaaaaaatattacaaatggaTTTATGTGACCCAAAATATATTACTGATGTCTGTTCTCTATGAGATAAAGTGCTGTGGGAAAAGTATGTCcttacagttttctttcttcactGCCCTTTTGGCATATATAAACACATGTTAATGTCAGCCTTACATAAGcttagtaaatacaaaaaaagcttCCCTGTTGAAGTCAAGGACCGGGGATTTTTCCTTTGACATTTGTAATTGCACCACCTTGATCTGACAAGCAGGTTAATTACTTAttgtaaatcattaaaaaagttAGTGTTCTATCACCAGGCCACCTGAAGAATTGACCGACTTGTTCACATGTGTACAATTTGAATGCCTAAAAATAGCTTCAAGTGCGTTTCTGAGAAATCAAGGAACTTCCCAATTCCTGTCTGCGATAAACTCAAGTTAATGGGTTTTGTAGTTACTGCGTCTCTGTCATTCACCTGCCAAGTTTAGCCTTGCAAAGGCCGCTATTGAACAAACATACGTAAGTCTCTCCATggttttctggaaaaaaaaaaaaaaaaagtgtgaatgaaaacaaggaaggaagaaaTTATTAACCTTTGGGTATTACGGATTAAAGGAAAAAACTCTAATGTGAGCAAAACATTTAGCTACTTcttatattcattatttattaaatcattgAGATAAACCTTAAGTGTTGCTAATGATACACTTCTTTGAAAATTATACAATTGAAACTATCATTCACTTCATGTTAAGTTTTTTCTGTAGAAGATATTTACACAGTAAAGTTgtctcaaaacagaaacagaagattTCTGTTCCGTTGAGCTTatagaggaagaaaagagagcgCAAAAATAGTGACATTAAAAACAGTACAATCCATACAAATTAAGACTTAAAGGGCACGTCCATAACTCTTGAACAATTTCTAAAATGACAGAAGCAACCACAGATCAGAGACACCTgtttccagaaccagaaataCCTGCAAAAACTTACAGGGGGAtaggaaagaagagaaacatcATAATACTCTAAATGCATGTGAATGAAGAGCTGACTGTgttctgacatttaaatgtgGGTCTATGACAATTAACTGTGGGAGAAATCAGAGTCAGCAGTACCATGTATCTGCAAAAGcgataaaatgtgtaaaataacaaaaacgtGGACAAAGACAAATGAAACGTAGTCTAGAAGTGGAATGGCCACTGTGTTTCTATTCTGCTCAACAATACGTGCTAAAAGTGAGGTTGTgttgattagaaaatggaacaaagtttttctttatttttccagatcATTTAATTGAGGAAAATGAAATACAGTCTGATCTCTAACCTCTAACATGGTTTCTTCCAAGATTTCCTTGTTTAGCCCCATTCAATTGCATCGTTATACAAAGTGATCAAGTTTAGTTCATTACAACAATTAGAAAATTACCCAATGATTCATTTTACCAATTGAAAGAAGAAATCATCTTCTtctaacaggaagaaacctccggCCGAGTCAGGCTGGGTGTGAGTGATCAAGTGACGACTGCAGAGGGTATGGAGGAAAATGAGCACACACACAATAACACAGAAACACTAGTCAAGAAGTCCAGGAGGTCAGGCTGTGGACTGGGGGATATTAACACAAAGCTGCTTATCAGTAGCTGTGCCCATGTTCtcaaatgttgtgttttaacaTGAGGATGCATTTatgtttgatgaaaacaaaacccagtAAGAAATATATTCTGTGTTCTAATGTAACAGAACCTGGAGCCATTTTTGGTGGGACTAAAGGAAAGGAGAGATATTGGTTAtctgatagatagatagatttataCAAAGATTacatacaaagagaaaacaaagacaataaaagaataaaaagtacaaaaaaataaacaatacaaacacatgaTAGTAATGCGCCGCACTTGAATTGTTCGTGTTGGGggctttttgttgtgtttttttttttcacccacatgcaatttgtggaaaatgaattgaaaaaagtgaaattatatACCACAAACGTGGGCAGCTAAATCTGAGACGTAGACGGAGCTTTCAACAAAGGCTGAAAAAGTGGCTTTTGTTTGTTGGAGATGGAGTTTCTGAGTGGGTTTATCATTAACAGCTTTCACCTGGCATATCTTTGCACCCCTTTAGATATAGGTTCTTTAATACATAAAGCATATGTGGCACATTTATGATATTAACACAGAATAGCTGTAAAAGGACCAGCTTGGATAACAAACCTGTGCAGGTCAATAAGTATCATTTCACACTACTGAATAAACAGGGAAACGTTTACACTTTGATACAGTTAATGTAAGACAAGATCTCCCACACAGTCAGAACTATGAATGTCCATTCATAGTTCTGACTGTATGGGCAGAACACTGTAATGTGCGTTTTCACATTACAGTGCCTGATTAGGTTGCTTTTGTCAGGTCTATTATTGAAACGTGACTCAATACTAACCACAAAATTGTCAAAGAAGAAAGGAGATTCAGTCTACACAGAGCTCTTAAATAATAATGAGGGTGATGTTTCCTTTATATTTCGTGCTGCAACACCCAAGAAAAGTCATAAATAAGAATAAGGGAAATGAACTCACCCTTACAGTCAGCTTGAGCTACTCATTAAGACATCAAATGACAAAAaggaacagattttaaaaatacgACTATTGATGGATCACCAATGTTTTTAATACACAATGAATCTGCACAATTTACACTCAGATTTCCTGaggggttttcttttcttttttttttgatgccACATTTAAACATCTAAGAACTGCAATCATCTCACAGCGTCTGAGTCAGAtttaagtccaggttttgactAGGACtctgaaatattcatttttgttgaagaaaatccTGTAAAAGTGAACTTTGTGTTGTGCTTTTGATAAATGTTCTGCTGCTTAACCTGAGTATGCTTGACAAACTGATGGCTTTTCTGGTAGAGACCAGAATCTGCAGGTCCTGCAGGTCCTGAAGCAGAAAAGCAGGAAATTATATACCACAAACGTGAGCAGCTAAATCTGAGACGTAGACGTAGCTTTCAACAAAGGCTGAAAAAGTGGCTTTTGTTTGTTGGAGATGGAGTTTCTGAGTGGGTTTATCATTAAGAGGTTTCACCTGGCATATCTTAGATATAGGTTCTTTAATACATAAAGCATATGTGGCACATTCATGACCATCATTCTGCCACCACCTTGTTTGATTagcaggttgtttttttctgaaatgctgtgttAGTTTCAAGACAAATGGAACATTGCCCACATCTTACTACAAGTTCTACTTTTGTCTCCTCAGACCACAGAATATGTTCCCTAAAGTTTTTGATCCCACAAAGACGTTTTCATCAAGAAATTTACGACCTAATAGATGAGTCTTCAATGTGCTCTTAGTGTAATTTTGCTAAGGAGGTTCACTAttcttgcatgtttttttaacatttgggTCTAATGTCTTTCTGCAAGTGCCAACATCTTTGTAGTAGGTTTCTAACCGCTTCCAGACTTTGCTTTTCATTTGccattgaatatttttactttagagCACagtgtgttgctttttgagatctttcAGCCTAATTCACTTTGAGACAAGTTATATTAACTAAAACCAAGGAACTTATAAAACACTTCCAGAATCCCACAGGGAAATCAGCTACTTGTCTTTGAAAGAAAACTAGCTACAAAATGACTAATGGTGAGaaattgtagaaaaagaaaaaagatttaattggtcaaataaatgtacaaattgCTGGACTGGTGCTGTTGATCTAAGGATCAGTGTGTTGACTAAGCGGTCTGTTGACTGCACATGGCTTCACTTTAATGGATAGTTAGATCACAAGGAAGTATTTTATTGACTCAGTAAAAGCTTTTGTAACTAAGAAGGTTCTTAATGTTTACCTTCAACAGAATCTGGAGACGGGAAAGTGGAGATCTGTTTTTTAGGCCTAGAAGGAATTAACAGTTTCTTCTGTGACACTGATTAAAGATTCTTTAATACAGATTTTGAGAGCCATTAAacattctatatatatatatatatatatatatatatataaaaaaaaaataaattcccttctcacccaccgcgggtggtgattcttcttcctcttagctcgggtcctctaccagaggcctgggagcttgagggttctgcgcagtatcttggctgtgcctaggactgcacatttctggactgagatgtctgatgttgttcctgggatctgttgtagccactgttccagtttgggggtgactgccccgagggtcccgatgaccacaggcaccactgtggtcttcaccttccaggccctctccagttcctcccttaggccctggtatttctctagtttctcatgctcctttttcctgatgttgcagtcacttggtattgccacatccaccacaacggctttcctctgttgtttatccaccacgactatgtctggttggttcgccctcaccattttgtctgtctggatctggaagtcccacaggatcttagctcggtcattctccactaccttcgggggtgtttcccactttgatcttgggggttccagtccatattctgcacagatgtttctgtacactatgcctgccacttggttgtgtcgttccatgtattctttccctgccagtatcttgcaccctgctgttatgtgttggactgtctcaggggcctccttgcacaacctacaccttgggtcttgtctggtgtggtagatctgggcctcaattgctctggtgtttagggcctgttcctgggcggccatgatgagggcctctgtgctgtccttcagtccagctttttccagccattggtaggattttctgatgtcagccacttcggttgttgcggtggtacatcccatgcagggcttgtcctcccatgatggttcctccggcacctcagcttctgttccccattgtttgagacattcactgagcacattgtctgttgaggctttgtccctgatgtatctatggatcttggatgtctcgtcttggatagtggttctcacactcactagtcctctgcctccttctttgcggttcgtgtagagtctcagggtgctggatttggggtggaaccctccatgcattgttagtagtttccgggtcttaacatctgtggcctgtatctcctcctttggccagctaattattcctgcagggtatcggattactggtagggcatagctgtttattgcacggatcttgttcttgccattgagctggcttctcaggacttgtcttattcgttgaaggtatttggttgtggctctttttcttgtgatctcatcaaggttgccatttgcttgtgatattcccaggtatttgtaaccttcctctatgtctgctattgttccttctgggagtgagatcccttctgtgcggatgaccttccctctctttgtaaccatccgaccacacttctctagtccgaatgacatcccaatgtccgtgctgtatatcctggtggtgtggatcagtgagtcgatgtctcgctcgctcttggcgtacagcttgatgtcatccatgtagaggaggtggctgatgttggctccattcttgagtcggtatccgtagccagtcttgttgatgatttggctgagggggttcaggcctatgcagaacagtagcggggacagcgcatctccttggtatatgccacatttgatggatacttgtgcaagtggcttgcagttggcttcaagggtggtcttccacatccgcattgagtttgcaatgaaggctctcaaggtcctgttgatgttgtacatctctaagcattcgatgatccaagtgtgtggcattgagtcataggctttcttgtaatcaatccaagccgtgcacaggttggtgtgtcgggttttgcagtctctggcaactgtgtggtctacaaggagttggtgtttggctcctctgctatttaccccgatgcccttctgtgtcgtgctcatgtattgatccatgtgtttgcttatcttagccgctatgatgcctgacatgagcttccaggttgtggagagacaggttattggtcggtagttagatgggaccgggccctttgttggatccttctggatcaggattgtgcgcccttcagttaaccattcagggtggttcccattctgtagcagctggttcatttggtctgccagtcgctcatgtagggcagtcagtttctttagccagtaggcatggatcttgtctggccctggtgctgtccagtttttcatacctgagacttcttggacatctgccacagtgatggttaccggattttgctcggggagtttgctgtggtcatctcgtagagagatcagccactttgcattgctgttgtgggacgcctccctttcccatatgcttttccagtattgttctgtctccagctttggtgggtctccagccttgttattcccctgccactgagagtacactttagctggttgggtggagaagaGCCTGTTAATCCTTCTGGATTCCTTCTCCCTTGTGTATCTCTTTAGGCGGCTGGCCAAGGCTTGGAGCCTCTGTTTGGCAGTTTCGAGTGCTTCAGGTATGGGTATCTGGCTGTACTTCTCGGGTATTGGTCTTTTTATTGTTCCCTTATGGAGCTCTGATAGTTGGCTCACTTCCCtccttgttgccttgattttactctctaaccgtcttttccatggtgggtatttgttattgtcattgttattcTTATAGCCAAGCAGCTCAAGGATCACTGATGCTGCG harbors:
- the irg1l gene encoding immunoresponsive gene 1, like → MFSVLQKTIRPAQAAREVHQSAVKILKHPALEDTVTASFGQFISEIKPQHLSPVVLQRSKRMVLDSIGVGLIGSTTDVFDLALQHCQHMYAPDFISSVYGRSNVRLSPTLAAFVNGVATHSMDFDDTWHPATHPSGAVLPAVLALSDMMPASRKPSGLDFLLAFNVGIEIQGRLMRFSNEAHNIPKRFHPPTVVGPMGSAAACARLLSLDSSQCSHALAIAASLAGAPMANAATQSKPLHIGNASRLGLEAALLASRGLEASPLVLDVVAGVAGFSAFYEDYRPQPLVSPHDGHAFLLEEQDMGFKRFPAHLGMHWVADAAASVHKLLVGVGPGKVSPDQVQDILLRVPLSKYINRPFPESEHEARHSFQFNACSALLDGEVTVQSFTPGAISRPELHALLSRVRLEHPHDNPANFNLMYGEVQVTLVGGDILKGRCETFYGHWRNPLTNESLRKKFRNNAEVVLPSAKVEQLIEAVDELDRLDDCQDLLSQLQ